In Calliopsis andreniformis isolate RMS-2024a chromosome 8, iyCalAndr_principal, whole genome shotgun sequence, one DNA window encodes the following:
- the Apd-3l gene encoding apidermin 3 like, whose translation MKAFIVFACLAVATARAGIAHGPGIALAGGHGLGGGLGGGLGLGGGAVLTAGGGGAGLTGGLTAGSNTATGLQSGASSLGVAGLASSYAAGVAGAAGAAGIQQIISGGVIGGRADLGPAEGPKTNNGPQIAGSESAGPQVGSSSQAGPRTGPNTSVGPAAGASTNVGPTQGVATLVGPRNGGAHIVGPSQGPINVYAGGSSVNGDDGSSGIAGPSSAGALAGAALGGIGIGAGPAIAVLGGGGGIAGGIGGHDAGVAVINGPSGAIHAGLGVHGIVGGLSKY comes from the exons ATGAAGGCCTTT ATTGTGTTCGCCTGTCTGGCCGTGGCGACGGCTCGCGCCGGAATCGCACATGGACCCGGCATCGCTTTGGCCGGAGGTCATGGCCTTGGCGGAGGTCTTGGTGGCGGTCTCGGTCTTGGTGGCGGCGCAGTGTTGACCGCTGGTGGTGGTGGCGCTGGCCTGACTGGTGGTCTTACCGCTGGTTCGAACACCGCTACCGGTCTGCAATCTGGTGCCTCCTCCTTGGGAGTTGCTGGACTCGCCTCCAGCTACGCTGCTGGCGTCGCGGGAGCTGCTGGTGCTGCTGGAATCCAACAGATCATCTCTGGTG GAGTCATCGGAGGTAGAGCCGACCTTGGACCCGCTGAAGGCCCCAAGACCAACAACGGACCCCAGATTGCCGGATCTGAGAGCGCTGGACCCCAAGTAGGATCTAGCAGCCAAGCTGGACCCCGTACTGGACCCAACACCAGCGTAGGACCCGCTGCTGGTGCATCCACCAACGTAGGACCAACCCAAGGAGTTGCCACCCTCGTAGGACCCCGTAATGGTGGTGCTCACATCGTTGGACCCAGCCAAGGACCCATCAACGTGTACGCTGGTGGCTCCAGCGTGAACGGTGATGACGGAAGCTCTGGTATTGCTGGCCCTAGCTCTGCTGGTGCTCTCGCTGGTGCCGCACTTGGTGGTATTGGTATTGGAGCTGGCCCAG CCATCGCTGTCctcggtggtggtggtggaatCGCTGGAGGAATCGGTGGACACGACGCCGGTGTTGCTGTGATCAACGGACCGTCTGGCGCCATCCATGCCGGACTTGGTGTCCACGGCATCGTTGGTGGACTTTCCAAGTACTAG